The following are encoded in a window of Pseudomonas sp. St316 genomic DNA:
- a CDS encoding ATP-binding cassette domain-containing protein, translating into MTLQLTQVSVTHANGVQALRGIDLHIGAGEQVAIIGPSGAGKSSLLNLLATALRPGSGELQLLGERAWHLSARQRQRLRARIGLIHQSPPLPPRQRVVTAVLAGKLGQWGIGKSLLNLLHPLDIPGARAALARLDLGDKLFAQCQQLSGGQLQRVGIARVLYQAPEVLLADEPVSAMDPVLAQHTLSVLCRHAREHNVTLVASLHAVELALAHFSRVIGLRDGQILFDLPTDAVDRPLLDTLYANEQLQSSPTPPSSLSVQIPRC; encoded by the coding sequence ATGACCCTGCAACTGACCCAGGTCAGCGTTACCCATGCCAACGGCGTCCAGGCGCTGCGGGGCATCGACCTGCACATCGGTGCCGGCGAACAGGTCGCCATCATCGGCCCGTCTGGCGCGGGCAAGTCGAGCCTGCTCAACCTGCTCGCCACCGCCCTGCGCCCGGGTAGCGGCGAGCTGCAGTTGCTCGGTGAGCGCGCCTGGCATCTGTCTGCCCGCCAGCGTCAGCGCCTGCGCGCGCGCATCGGCCTGATCCACCAATCGCCGCCCCTGCCGCCGCGTCAACGCGTGGTCACGGCGGTTTTGGCCGGAAAGCTCGGCCAGTGGGGCATCGGCAAAAGCCTGTTGAACCTGCTGCATCCGCTGGATATTCCGGGCGCCAGGGCAGCGTTGGCCCGGCTGGACCTGGGCGACAAATTGTTCGCGCAATGCCAGCAGCTGTCGGGCGGACAGCTGCAACGCGTAGGCATTGCCCGGGTGTTGTACCAGGCACCTGAGGTGTTGCTGGCCGATGAACCGGTTTCGGCCATGGACCCGGTATTGGCCCAGCACACGCTTTCGGTGCTTTGCCGCCATGCCCGGGAGCACAACGTCACCCTGGTCGCCAGCTTGCACGCGGTGGAGCTGGCCTTGGCGCACTTTTCCCGGGTCATTGGCCTGCGTGATGGACAGATCCTGTTCGACCTGCCCACCGACGCAGTCGACCGTCCGTTGCTCGACACGCTCTACGCCAACGAACAGCTACAGTCTTCGCCAACGCCCCCCTCTTCCTTGAGCGTGCAGATCCCCCGATGCTGA
- a CDS encoding transporter substrate-binding domain-containing protein: MHVRLTLCSCLLLASISLQSHAETIEVVTEDSLYAYQRDDKVAGPGIRIAEETLKNAQLTDYSLTLYPWARAYDKALHEPNVMIFPLDRTPAREQLFKWVGEIHRVASRLYKMRDSEGIAVNNLEDAKQYSIGVVRNDAKQIYLQQRGFTRLVISANNHDNFQKLLNHQIQMLPMPENTARLMSKDAQVDFTSLEEVYTLDEQPHKVHLAFSLSTPDEVVAKAQRAFEQLKASGEVARIMNEQR, from the coding sequence ATGCACGTTCGCCTGACACTCTGCTCATGCTTGCTACTTGCCTCGATCAGCCTGCAAAGCCACGCCGAGACAATCGAAGTCGTGACCGAAGATTCCCTCTATGCCTACCAGCGTGACGACAAGGTCGCCGGGCCGGGCATTCGCATCGCCGAAGAAACGCTGAAAAACGCGCAGCTCACCGACTACAGCTTGACGCTCTACCCGTGGGCCCGGGCCTACGATAAGGCGCTGCACGAGCCTAACGTGATGATTTTCCCCCTGGACCGCACCCCGGCCCGCGAGCAATTGTTCAAATGGGTCGGTGAGATACACCGGGTGGCGAGCCGGCTCTACAAGATGCGAGACAGTGAAGGCATCGCCGTCAACAACCTCGAGGATGCCAAGCAGTACAGCATCGGCGTGGTGCGAAATGACGCCAAACAGATTTACCTGCAACAGCGTGGGTTTACCCGGCTGGTCATCTCGGCCAACAACCACGACAACTTTCAAAAGCTGCTGAATCACCAGATCCAAATGCTGCCGATGCCAGAGAACACCGCGCGCCTGATGAGCAAGGATGCCCAAGTGGATTTCACTTCGCTGGAAGAGGTCTATACCCTCGACGAACAACCCCACAAGGTCCACCTGGCGTTCAGCCTGAGCACACCTGACGAAGTGGTCGCCAAGGCCCAGCGCGCGTTCGAGCAGCTCAAGGCTTCTGGTGAAGTGGCGCGGATCATGAACGAACAGCGGTAG
- the ppk2 gene encoding polyphosphate kinase 2 produces MLSTQDTLVQRIHRELLDHSDEELELELSEDGHDLNDLFDEHSADSSEKEIRRRYFSELFRLQGELVKLQSWVVKTGHKVVILFEGRDAAGKGGVIKRITQRLNPRVCRVAALPAPNDRERTQWYFQRYVSHLPAAGEIVLFDRSWYNRAGVEQVMGFCTADQYEEFFRSVPEFERMLARSGIQLIKYWFSISDQEQHLRFLSRIHDPLKQWKLSPMDLESRRRWEAYTKAKEIMLERTHISEAPWWVVHADDKKKARLNCIHHLLGQMPYEEVELPAIELPQRVRQQDYSRSPTPPELIVPRVY; encoded by the coding sequence ATGCTTTCAACCCAGGACACCTTGGTACAACGCATCCACCGCGAACTGCTCGATCACAGTGACGAAGAACTGGAGCTGGAGTTATCTGAAGACGGGCATGACTTGAATGACTTGTTCGATGAGCACTCTGCAGATAGCAGCGAGAAGGAAATCCGCCGACGGTATTTCAGCGAGCTGTTCCGCCTGCAAGGCGAATTGGTGAAGCTGCAAAGCTGGGTGGTCAAGACCGGACACAAGGTCGTGATCCTCTTCGAAGGACGCGATGCCGCCGGCAAGGGTGGCGTGATCAAGCGCATCACCCAGCGACTCAATCCCCGGGTCTGCCGCGTCGCCGCCCTGCCCGCCCCCAACGACCGCGAACGGACCCAATGGTACTTCCAACGCTACGTTTCGCATTTGCCGGCGGCGGGTGAAATCGTGCTGTTCGACCGCAGCTGGTACAACCGCGCCGGCGTCGAACAAGTCATGGGGTTCTGCACCGCCGACCAGTACGAAGAGTTCTTTCGTAGCGTGCCGGAATTCGAGCGGATGCTCGCCCGCTCCGGCATCCAGTTGATCAAGTACTGGTTCTCCATTTCCGACCAGGAACAGCACCTGCGCTTTCTCAGTCGCATCCATGACCCGCTCAAGCAATGGAAGCTCAGCCCCATGGACCTGGAGTCCCGTCGGCGCTGGGAGGCCTATACCAAGGCCAAGGAGATCATGCTCGAACGCACGCACATCAGCGAGGCCCCCTGGTGGGTGGTGCACGCCGACGACAAGAAAAAAGCCCGGCTCAACTGCATCCATCACCTGCTTGGGCAAATGCCCTATGAAGAGGTGGAACTGCCGGCCATCGAACTGCCGCAGCGGGTGCGACAGCAAGACTACTCCCGCAGTCCGACGCCACCGGAGCTCATCGTGCCCCGGGTCTATTAA
- a CDS encoding ABC transporter permease subunit has product MLTRDTRDPASRPRLLLTLLALVLLWPGIQFSELDLGVLLASDSQSEMGRFVAAFWPPAHGDEFVELLWQATLQTLAIATAGMALALLLAMPASLLASRALSLSAASRAGHPGYWGKLLRWPVRGLLIFLRSVPEIVWALLFVRAVGLGPTAGVLAIAITYSGMLGKVYAEIYESVDQRPAHALLQSGSSRLAAFCYGILPNVAAELLSYTVYRWECAIRASVVMGFVGAGGLGQQMDLSLRMFAGGEVASLLLTFLMLVLLADQLSRLLRWRLA; this is encoded by the coding sequence ATGCTGACACGCGATACCCGAGACCCCGCCAGCCGCCCGCGCCTGCTGCTCACGCTGCTGGCCCTCGTCCTGCTGTGGCCGGGCATCCAGTTCAGCGAACTGGACCTCGGCGTACTGCTGGCAAGCGACAGCCAGAGCGAGATGGGCCGGTTCGTCGCGGCGTTCTGGCCTCCCGCCCATGGCGACGAATTCGTTGAGCTGCTGTGGCAAGCCACCTTGCAGACGCTGGCCATCGCCACGGCGGGCATGGCGTTGGCGTTGCTGCTGGCGATGCCCGCAAGCCTGCTGGCCAGCCGCGCCCTGTCGCTGTCGGCGGCCTCCCGTGCCGGACACCCGGGTTATTGGGGAAAACTGCTGCGCTGGCCGGTGCGCGGCTTGCTGATCTTCCTGCGCAGCGTCCCGGAAATTGTCTGGGCCTTGCTCTTCGTGCGCGCCGTCGGCCTCGGCCCCACGGCCGGCGTACTGGCGATCGCCATTACCTACAGCGGCATGCTGGGCAAGGTCTACGCGGAAATCTACGAATCGGTCGACCAGCGTCCGGCCCACGCACTCTTGCAATCGGGCAGCAGCCGGCTCGCGGCCTTCTGCTATGGGATCCTGCCCAATGTCGCGGCGGAGCTGTTGTCGTACACGGTGTATCGCTGGGAATGCGCCATCCGCGCCTCGGTCGTGATGGGCTTCGTCGGTGCCGGGGGCTTGGGCCAGCAAATGGACCTGTCGCTGCGAATGTTCGCTGGCGGTGAAGTGGCCAGCCTGCTGCTGACGTTCCTGATGCTGGTGTTGCTCGCCGATCAGCTCAGCCGCCTGCTGCGCTGGAGGCTGGCATGA
- a CDS encoding inorganic phosphate transporter, translating to MTNQTLVMDSSSAIAPSSRPQLNRKPSVITLVVFFAVLGSGLLFTAYSLMHDMNELGTVVTTWTPFLLLGVALLIALGFEFVNGFHDTANAVATVIYTNSMAPNFAVAWSGFFNFLGVLLSSGAVAFGIIALLPVELILQVGSSAGFAMIFALLIAAILWNLGTWWLGLPASSSHTLIGSIIGVGVANALMHGRDGTSGVDWAQATKIGYALLLSPLVGFGCAALLLLALRAFVKNRSLYKAPEGNTPPPWWIRGMLILTCTGVSFAHGSNDGQKGMGLIMLILVGTLPMAYALNRTMPADQALQFAAVAQVTQQALVKHSPLPAPTDPRAILTAYVGSKEATPQLVPALAAMTGSIGAEVKGYGSLAKVPAEAVGNVRNDMYLTSETIRLMDKNKVAHFDADTGAQLQLFKQQIDNSTRFIPLWVKIAVAIALGLGTMVGWKRIVVTVGEKIGKTHLTYAQGASAETVAMLTIGAADMFGLPVSTTHVLSSGVAGTMVANGSGLQMRTIRNLVMAWVLTLPAAILLSGSLYWLFTKLF from the coding sequence ATGACAAACCAGACCCTGGTCATGGACTCATCGAGTGCCATCGCCCCCAGTTCAAGACCGCAGCTCAACCGCAAACCGAGTGTCATCACCCTGGTGGTGTTTTTCGCCGTACTGGGCAGCGGCCTGCTGTTTACCGCCTACAGCCTGATGCACGACATGAACGAACTCGGCACCGTGGTGACCACCTGGACGCCGTTCCTGCTGTTGGGCGTGGCGCTGCTGATTGCCCTTGGCTTCGAATTCGTCAACGGTTTCCACGACACCGCCAACGCCGTGGCCACCGTCATTTATACCAATTCCATGGCGCCGAACTTCGCCGTGGCCTGGTCAGGCTTCTTCAACTTCCTCGGGGTGCTGCTCTCCAGCGGCGCAGTGGCCTTCGGCATCATCGCCCTGTTGCCCGTGGAACTGATCCTGCAAGTTGGCTCCTCCGCCGGCTTCGCCATGATCTTCGCCCTGCTGATCGCCGCCATCCTGTGGAACCTGGGCACCTGGTGGCTGGGCTTGCCGGCGTCGTCGTCCCATACCCTGATCGGCTCGATCATCGGCGTCGGTGTCGCCAATGCCCTGATGCACGGGCGTGACGGCACTAGCGGTGTGGACTGGGCCCAGGCGACCAAGATCGGCTATGCGTTGCTGTTGTCACCGCTGGTGGGCTTCGGTTGCGCTGCATTGCTGCTGCTGGCGCTGCGGGCCTTCGTCAAGAACCGCTCGCTGTACAAGGCCCCGGAAGGTAATACCCCGCCGCCCTGGTGGATCCGCGGCATGCTGATCCTGACCTGCACCGGCGTGTCATTCGCCCACGGCTCCAACGACGGTCAGAAAGGCATGGGCCTGATCATGCTGATCCTGGTCGGCACCCTGCCGATGGCGTATGCGCTGAACCGCACCATGCCGGCCGACCAGGCGCTGCAATTCGCCGCCGTGGCGCAAGTTACCCAGCAAGCCCTGGTGAAGCACTCGCCGCTGCCGGCCCCGACCGACCCGCGGGCGATCCTTACCGCCTACGTGGGCAGCAAGGAAGCGACGCCGCAATTGGTACCAGCCCTGGCGGCGATGACCGGCAGCATTGGCGCCGAGGTCAAGGGCTACGGCTCGCTGGCCAAGGTCCCCGCCGAAGCCGTGGGCAACGTGCGCAACGACATGTACCTGACCAGCGAAACCATTCGCCTGATGGACAAGAACAAAGTCGCTCATTTCGACGCCGACACCGGCGCCCAGCTGCAATTGTTCAAGCAGCAGATCGACAACTCCACGCGGTTCATTCCACTGTGGGTGAAAATCGCCGTGGCCATCGCCCTCGGCCTGGGCACCATGGTCGGCTGGAAGCGCATCGTGGTGACGGTGGGTGAGAAAATCGGCAAGACCCACCTGACCTACGCCCAAGGTGCCTCGGCCGAAACCGTCGCCATGCTGACCATCGGTGCCGCCGACATGTTCGGTTTGCCGGTGTCCACGACCCATGTGCTGTCCTCCGGCGTGGCCGGCACCATGGTCGCCAACGGTTCTGGCTTGCAGATGCGCACCATCCGCAACCTGGTGATGGCCTGGGTACTGACGCTGCCTGCTGCCATCCTCCTTTCCGGCAGCCTCTACTGGTTGTTCACCAAGCTGTTCTGA
- a CDS encoding diguanylate cyclase, whose amino-acid sequence MDANFRTVSSLQPQTKALSSLGRRLVLATLLFCLLFTLAMVTWRTWMAWENNLAEMNSELALIDQVFQNTLAHAIWELDRESLDQQIASVARAAPVGRLVLNILRPGQAPEVIELNRYPAGHSGVVPVLHRQLIAQPYAGAHEKVGELIIEGDNNLLWERLWGEARSIVITQLIQSLLLAGLIMTVFNRLVTVHVVHIARHLGELAPQTLKHHLKLQRAVQRQDELSLLEFQVNTLQDNLRAHLERQHSDELALAASRDQMAELVEARTAELKAANQALEALSRHDDLTGLANRRYFDELKDIEFRRAIRHKTPLAVLMCDVDFFKIYNDTYGHMQGDLCLKEIAETLRSVFGRSGELTARVGGEEFVVVLPNIDAAQACEAAQRFRASLAERELPHSGSKVSPFVTVSIGVAELDPETMDHFDQLLQRADQALYRAKHQGRDRVAL is encoded by the coding sequence ATGGATGCCAATTTTCGTACGGTGTCCTCCTTACAACCACAGACCAAGGCGCTCAGTTCCCTAGGACGCCGCCTGGTCCTGGCAACGCTGTTGTTCTGCCTGCTCTTTACCCTGGCGATGGTCACCTGGCGCACCTGGATGGCCTGGGAAAACAACCTGGCGGAAATGAATTCGGAGCTGGCCCTGATCGACCAGGTGTTCCAGAACACCCTGGCCCATGCCATTTGGGAACTGGACCGTGAATCCCTCGACCAGCAAATCGCCAGCGTCGCCAGGGCAGCGCCCGTGGGACGCCTGGTGTTGAACATCCTGCGCCCCGGGCAAGCGCCTGAAGTCATCGAACTCAATCGATACCCCGCCGGTCATTCGGGCGTGGTGCCGGTGTTGCATCGCCAACTCATCGCGCAGCCCTACGCCGGGGCCCATGAAAAAGTCGGCGAGCTGATCATCGAAGGCGACAATAACCTGCTGTGGGAGCGCCTCTGGGGCGAAGCACGCAGCATCGTCATCACCCAGCTCATCCAGTCCTTGCTGCTGGCCGGTTTGATCATGACCGTGTTCAACCGCCTGGTGACCGTGCATGTGGTGCACATCGCCCGTCACTTGGGCGAACTCGCACCGCAAACCCTCAAGCATCACCTCAAGCTGCAACGGGCCGTGCAGCGCCAGGACGAACTGAGCCTGCTCGAATTCCAGGTAAATACCCTCCAGGACAATCTCCGGGCCCATTTGGAACGCCAGCATTCGGACGAACTGGCCCTTGCCGCCAGCCGCGACCAAATGGCCGAACTGGTCGAGGCCCGCACCGCAGAATTGAAGGCGGCCAACCAGGCCCTCGAAGCACTGTCACGCCACGATGATTTGACCGGGCTGGCCAACCGTCGCTATTTCGACGAGTTGAAGGACATCGAGTTTCGCCGGGCAATCCGCCACAAGACCCCGCTGGCGGTGCTCATGTGTGATGTCGATTTCTTCAAGATCTACAACGACACCTACGGCCACATGCAGGGCGACTTGTGCTTGAAAGAGATCGCCGAGACCCTGCGCAGTGTGTTCGGTCGCTCTGGCGAACTGACTGCGCGCGTAGGTGGCGAAGAGTTCGTCGTGGTGCTGCCCAACATCGACGCCGCCCAGGCCTGCGAGGCCGCCCAACGTTTCCGTGCAAGCCTGGCGGAACGTGAACTGCCCCACAGCGGTTCGAAGGTATCGCCGTTTGTCACCGTAAGCATCGGCGTCGCCGAGCTGGACCCGGAGACCATGGACCATTTCGATCAACTGCTGCAACGCGCCGACCAGGCGCTGTACCGGGCCAAACACCAGGGACGCGACCGCGTTGCCCTGTAA
- the phnE gene encoding phosphonate ABC transporter, permease protein PhnE gives MNRLINAVIVLCIGAAVVASFVYLGIDLGELGDSGNLHQMGAYAQRFLSPDLSLGHLKAIGHGALETLAMSALGTLLAAVFGLLLALPAAGRFGWPLQSASRLLLNALRAVPELVWAALMVLAAGLGPNAGTLALALHTTGVLGRLFAEALENTPSEPADAIRLQGGNAVLAFCYGTLPNLLPQLLAYVLYRWENNIRMASVLGFVGAGGLGQMLYVSLSLFQEAQGSTVILAMLLLVLAVDTLSSWSRQRWVKA, from the coding sequence ATGAATCGCCTGATCAACGCGGTCATTGTCCTGTGCATCGGTGCGGCAGTCGTCGCCTCGTTCGTCTACCTGGGCATCGACCTGGGCGAGCTCGGCGACAGCGGCAATCTGCACCAGATGGGCGCTTATGCGCAGCGCTTTCTCAGCCCGGACCTGAGCCTGGGCCATCTGAAGGCGATCGGCCACGGCGCCCTGGAAACCCTCGCCATGTCGGCCCTTGGCACCCTCCTGGCAGCGGTGTTCGGCCTGCTGCTGGCTTTGCCTGCGGCCGGGCGCTTCGGCTGGCCGCTGCAGAGCGCTTCGCGGCTGCTGCTCAATGCCTTGCGCGCGGTTCCAGAACTGGTGTGGGCGGCCCTGATGGTCCTGGCCGCCGGGCTCGGCCCCAATGCCGGCACCCTGGCCTTAGCCCTGCACACCACCGGCGTGCTCGGCCGGCTGTTCGCCGAAGCCCTGGAAAATACCCCGTCCGAACCGGCCGACGCCATCCGCCTGCAAGGTGGCAATGCCGTATTGGCGTTCTGCTACGGCACGCTGCCCAACCTCCTGCCCCAGCTACTGGCCTATGTCCTGTACCGCTGGGAAAACAATATCCGCATGGCCAGCGTGCTCGGCTTCGTCGGCGCCGGGGGCTTGGGGCAAATGCTCTACGTCAGCCTCAGCCTGTTCCAGGAAGCCCAAGGCAGCACGGTGATACTGGCTATGCTATTGCTGGTTCTGGCGGTCGATACGTTGAGCAGTTGGAGTCGCCAGCGCTGGGTCAAGGCCTGA
- a CDS encoding aldo/keto reductase, translated as MKTRQLGHRGPHVSSIGLGCMGMSDFYTTGVDEREAIATLHRAVELGVTLFDTADMYGPHTNEELLGRALRGKRGSLYLASKFGLVRSSDPHARGVNGRPDYVRQSVDGSLKRLDTDYLDLYYQHRIDPEVPVEETIGAMAELVKAGKVRHIGISEASAETIQRAHAVHPLAAVQSEYSLWSREPEHNGVLATCRRLGIAFVAYSPLGRGFLTGELKSPDDFAADDYRRFNPRFQADNFNRNLALVERVKALALDKGISASQLALGWVLAQGEHVIPIPGTKQRKYLDSNVAAASVVLSAGELAQLDGIFAGEGAVAGDRYQAHTMTLLDG; from the coding sequence ATGAAGACTCGCCAACTCGGCCATCGCGGCCCTCACGTTTCCTCCATCGGCCTGGGCTGCATGGGCATGTCGGATTTCTACACCACGGGCGTGGACGAGCGCGAAGCGATTGCCACGCTCCACCGCGCCGTGGAATTGGGCGTGACGCTGTTCGACACCGCCGACATGTACGGGCCGCATACCAACGAAGAACTGCTCGGACGGGCCCTGCGTGGCAAGCGTGGCAGCCTGTACCTGGCGAGCAAGTTCGGCCTGGTGCGCAGCAGCGATCCCCATGCCCGCGGCGTCAATGGTCGTCCCGACTACGTCCGGCAATCTGTCGACGGCAGCCTCAAGCGTCTTGACACCGATTACCTGGACCTCTACTACCAGCACCGCATCGACCCTGAAGTGCCCGTCGAAGAAACCATCGGCGCCATGGCCGAGCTGGTCAAGGCCGGCAAGGTCCGCCACATCGGAATCTCCGAAGCCAGCGCCGAGACCATCCAGCGGGCCCACGCCGTGCATCCCCTGGCAGCGGTACAAAGCGAATACTCGCTGTGGTCCCGTGAGCCTGAACACAATGGCGTGCTCGCGACTTGCCGGCGCCTGGGCATTGCATTCGTCGCCTACAGCCCCTTGGGCCGGGGCTTTTTGACCGGCGAGCTGAAATCACCGGACGACTTCGCCGCCGATGACTATCGCCGCTTCAACCCGCGCTTCCAGGCCGACAACTTCAATCGCAACCTCGCGTTGGTAGAGCGGGTCAAGGCATTGGCCTTGGACAAGGGCATCAGCGCCTCGCAACTGGCCCTGGGTTGGGTGTTGGCCCAGGGTGAGCATGTGATCCCGATCCCGGGCACCAAGCAGCGCAAGTACCTGGACAGCAATGTGGCAGCGGCTTCGGTGGTGTTGAGCGCGGGTGAATTGGCCCAGCTGGATGGGATTTTCGCGGGCGAAGGTGCAGTGGCGGGCGACCGATACCAGGCGCACACGATGACGTTGTTGGACGGTTGA
- a CDS encoding LysR family transcriptional regulator, whose translation MDRLQAMQVFRRIVELGGFGKAADDLGLPRATVSLLIQQLEAHLGVQLLQRTTRQVRATLDGQAYYQRSGQLLDDLDDLESSLSAQRSQPRGTLKVDMPIAFGCTWIVPRLPDFYRRYPALQLDIGFHDRQVHLQREGVDCVIRAGNVVDQALVARPIVRLHQLTCASPGYLARAGTPGQLDDLTTHRAVGFASGNGRFFPFEFEVAGRVREMQLPSDLNVNNADAYVAACEAGFGLIQAPRYHVQQQLAEGRLVQVLEDYNVPTWPISAVYPPHRQLSPRVRVFIDWVIELLQGEADAQGALMERV comes from the coding sequence TTGGACCGATTGCAGGCCATGCAGGTGTTCCGGCGCATCGTTGAATTGGGCGGTTTTGGCAAGGCGGCCGATGACCTTGGGCTGCCGCGGGCCACTGTCAGCCTGTTGATTCAGCAGTTGGAGGCCCATTTGGGCGTGCAACTGTTGCAACGCACCACCCGGCAGGTGCGCGCAACGCTCGATGGGCAAGCGTATTACCAGCGCAGCGGGCAGTTGCTGGACGACCTCGATGACCTCGAAAGCTCGTTATCGGCGCAACGCAGCCAACCGCGCGGCACTTTGAAAGTGGACATGCCCATTGCCTTTGGTTGCACCTGGATCGTGCCGCGCCTGCCGGATTTCTATCGCCGCTACCCGGCGTTGCAACTGGACATCGGTTTCCATGACCGCCAGGTCCATTTGCAGCGCGAGGGCGTGGATTGTGTAATCCGCGCCGGCAATGTCGTCGACCAGGCACTGGTGGCTCGCCCCATCGTGCGCCTGCATCAACTGACGTGTGCCAGCCCTGGCTATCTGGCCCGCGCCGGCACGCCCGGGCAGTTGGATGATCTGACGACGCATCGGGCCGTCGGGTTTGCGTCCGGCAATGGGCGGTTTTTCCCGTTCGAATTCGAGGTGGCGGGGCGGGTGCGCGAAATGCAATTGCCCAGTGACTTGAACGTCAACAATGCCGACGCCTATGTGGCGGCCTGTGAAGCGGGATTCGGCTTGATCCAGGCGCCGCGTTATCACGTGCAACAGCAGTTGGCCGAGGGCCGGTTGGTTCAGGTACTTGAGGATTACAACGTGCCAACGTGGCCGATCTCAGCGGTGTACCCGCCCCATCGACAGTTGTCGCCCAGGGTGCGGGTCTTTATCGACTGGGTGATCGAGCTGTTGCAGGGGGAGGCGGATGCGCAAGGGGCGCTGATGGAGAGGGTCTAG
- a CDS encoding putative selenate ABC transporter substrate-binding protein: MLKRSLALAVGVALSFCSLLTQAADTLKVSAIPDEAPTELLRKFKPLGAYLEQQTGMKVEFVPVSDYPAVVEALATDRIDMAWLGGFTFVQARLKTGNAIPLVQREQDAQFTSKFITADPAVKSLADLKGKTFAFGSVSSTSGSLMPRYFMLKDGIKPESYFSRVGYSGAHDATVAWVQAGKVDAGVLNASVWEKLVAAGKVDTTKVKVFATTPAYFDYNWTVRGTLDPALAAKIKAAFLALDPANPKDKEILDLQAASRFIETKPENYKGIEEAARAAELLK; the protein is encoded by the coding sequence ATGCTCAAGCGTTCCCTGGCATTGGCCGTCGGCGTTGCCCTGTCGTTTTGCAGCCTGCTGACCCAGGCCGCCGACACCCTGAAAGTCAGTGCGATTCCCGATGAGGCCCCGACCGAACTGCTGCGCAAGTTCAAGCCGCTGGGTGCCTATCTGGAACAGCAAACCGGCATGAAAGTCGAGTTCGTACCCGTCAGCGACTACCCCGCCGTGGTCGAAGCACTGGCCACCGACCGGATCGACATGGCCTGGCTGGGTGGCTTCACCTTCGTGCAGGCACGCCTGAAAACCGGCAATGCCATTCCCTTGGTACAGCGTGAACAGGACGCCCAGTTCACCAGTAAATTCATCACCGCCGACCCGGCCGTCAAATCCCTCGCCGACCTCAAGGGCAAGACCTTTGCCTTCGGTTCGGTGTCGTCGACGTCCGGTAGCCTCATGCCGCGCTATTTCATGCTCAAGGACGGCATCAAGCCTGAAAGCTACTTCAGTCGCGTGGGCTACTCGGGCGCCCATGACGCCACCGTCGCCTGGGTCCAGGCCGGCAAAGTGGACGCTGGGGTGCTGAATGCCAGCGTCTGGGAAAAACTGGTCGCCGCTGGCAAAGTCGACACGACCAAGGTCAAGGTCTTCGCCACCACCCCGGCCTACTTCGACTACAACTGGACGGTGCGCGGTACCCTCGACCCCGCGTTGGCGGCCAAGATAAAGGCAGCCTTCCTGGCACTCGATCCGGCCAACCCGAAGGACAAGGAAATCCTCGACCTGCAGGCCGCCAGTCGCTTCATCGAAACCAAGCCTGAGAACTACAAGGGCATCGAGGAAGCCGCACGCGCCGCCGAACTGCTCAAATGA
- a CDS encoding transporter substrate-binding domain-containing protein yields MGLPLNRLLVWGVLMFLAASACAVEAPLRIVTEELPPYNMTQNGRMTGMSTEVIQAVLKEVGMDAPIQSMPWARAYELALNESNVLIYSIVRTPAREPLFQWVGSIGPTQWYIYSLADRPVKLDSLADAHGHQIATVNQDVGEQYLVSKGFRIGEELQSSTKYEHNYRKLKVDHVELWISNELNALYLTRQNGEDPDKLLVRSLALPELSSADGLSMAFSRKTPADTVAKFRAGLETIRRNGVYDAILRKWL; encoded by the coding sequence ATGGGTTTGCCGCTTAATCGCCTGCTGGTGTGGGGCGTCCTGATGTTCCTCGCAGCAAGCGCTTGCGCGGTAGAGGCGCCGCTGCGCATCGTGACGGAGGAGCTGCCGCCCTACAACATGACGCAGAACGGCCGCATGACGGGCATGAGCACCGAAGTGATCCAGGCCGTGCTCAAGGAGGTCGGCATGGACGCGCCAATCCAGTCCATGCCATGGGCCCGGGCCTACGAACTGGCGCTCAATGAAAGCAACGTGTTGATCTACTCGATCGTGCGCACGCCTGCACGCGAACCGCTTTTCCAGTGGGTCGGCAGCATTGGCCCGACGCAGTGGTACATCTACTCGCTGGCGGACCGGCCGGTGAAACTCGACTCGCTGGCCGATGCCCACGGGCACCAGATCGCCACGGTCAATCAGGACGTGGGCGAGCAATACCTGGTCTCGAAGGGCTTTCGCATCGGCGAGGAATTGCAGTCGAGCACCAAATACGAACACAACTACCGCAAGCTCAAGGTCGATCACGTGGAGCTGTGGATTTCCAACGAGCTCAACGCGCTGTACCTGACGCGCCAGAATGGCGAAGATCCGGACAAGTTGCTGGTCCGCTCGCTGGCGCTGCCCGAGCTCAGCAGCGCCGACGGCTTGAGCATGGCATTCAGCCGCAAGACACCGGCCGATACGGTGGCGAAGTTCCGTGCTGGCCTCGAGACCATCCGTCGCAATGGCGTCTACGATGCCATCCTGCGCAAATGGTTATGA